CTTGCCCCTTGCTCTTCGCTGCTTGCCGCCATCTTCTCAGCCTCCGATTACTCTGGTACCTATCAGCCCTATCAGCAGCATTATGAAGCTGTGCCTCATCCCATTCGCGATCCTTCCGTCTTGGAGCACTCCTGCAAGAATGCCGTCCCCAAAGGCATGTATGACTACCGAAACGATGAAGATCAATTGTATGGTTGGGATTACTTCCGTTTGTATGCTCACAGGTAGCGACGATGCCCCTCCAGTTTGCGCCATGCCGGTAGTGATGGAGGTACCTGCCTCCACCATCTTAGGCAGGAAGGTAACATTGAGAATGAAAATGGTGGCAATGAATACGATGAAGGAAACGTAAATCACGACCGTGTAGGTAGCCATGGCAATGCGTCTCTCGTCCTCGGAGAGCATGACTTCTCTGGCGTCATGCGCTACCATGGTCAGGACATCAGCCACATTTCCCCCCGCATCGTTGGCCTTGATGATTATAGACATCATACGGTTGGTCAAAGGTGTGTTGACTCGCTCTGCGAAAAGTCGCATTGCCTCCGCGGCCGGTACCCCCCAATCGATTTGCGCCGCCATTCTCCTTATCTCTGGCGTCAGGCCTCCATACCTTCCACGCGATGATACCTTCACGGCTTCAGCGAGCGTCATGCCGAATCTGCCAGCTTCGGCCACATCGCGCAGGAAATCAGGTAGACGGGACTCTATCTCCTTTATCTTCTTATGTTTATAAGTGGCATAGAAACCATAAGGGCCGCATATGGCCATTAGACCAATGGCAACGTAATCGATCCAAAGGAGTCCTGTTTGCAATCCGCCTATGGCGTCCAAGGCTCCAATTAAGAAGAAAACTGCGCCTACTGCCAAGCCACCATAGAGAAGCAGCTTGGAATAGTCCTTTTTCCTCTTGGTCAATTCCCGCATGTCTAATATCTCTTCCTTCTTTGCCATGGCACCACCTTACATGGAAGACTCCTTGGTCGAGTTCCAGATGAAGAAAATGAA
This region of Methanomassiliicoccales archaeon genomic DNA includes:
- a CDS encoding type II secretion system F family protein, with protein sequence MAKKEEILDMRELTKRKKDYSKLLLYGGLAVGAVFFLIGALDAIGGLQTGLLWIDYVAIGLMAICGPYGFYATYKHKKIKEIESRLPDFLRDVAEAGRFGMTLAEAVKVSSRGRYGGLTPEIRRMAAQIDWGVPAAEAMRLFAERVNTPLTNRMMSIIIKANDAGGNVADVLTMVAHDAREVMLSEDERRIAMATYTVVIYVSFIVFIATIFILNVTFLPKMVEAGTSITTGMAQTGGASSLPVSIQTEVIPTIQLIFIVSVVIHAFGDGILAGVLQDGRIANGMRHSFIMLLIGLIGTRVIGG